ATGCTTCAGTGTGGCCGGACTTCTTGCAATACCAGCATTGCAAGTCACTCTTGGGCTGACGTGACTCACTAAATTGTCCTCTACCTCTGCCGCGGCCTCGACCTCGCCCACGAAATCCGCCCCTTCCTCTACCTCTACCAGGaaaatttgaggatttttctaTGGAGAAAGAAGACTCCTCTTTCACCTGGAATGTTTTTTCTTCAACCTTCTCATAAGACATGTTTAGCCTATCTTCATGGGCTAACAAAGAACCCATTAATTCATCAAACGTATAGTCAGATAAGTTCTTAGATTTTTCGATAGCAGCAACCACATGCTCAAACTTACTGGTTAAAGACCTCAAAATCTTTGCAACAACAGTTTCATCAGTAATTTTTTCTCCATAAGACTTCATCAGATTAACAATTGCAGAGACTCGAGACATATAGTCTTGCACGGATTTACCCTTTTTCATGCTTAAAGTTTCAAAATCACGACGTAAAGTTTGCAATTTAACTACAATTACCTTCTTATCTCCCATATACTCTTGATGCAAAATTTCCCAAGCTTCATTGGATGTCTCCGTTGCTGAAACTCTAGGGAAGATGTCATCATGAAGGGCTTGTTGAATTAGGAACAGCGCCTTCGAATCCTTCCTACGTTTTTCCCGGAGTTGTTGTGCGTGGACGGGTCTGGAAATCCATGTTATCTTTTATGTATTCTGGTACAAGAATCTTTAAATAAGAAGCactaacttcaacactagttcaagtccaagtcaagaacacttatgaagttttgtaacaccttcaacactagattatgaataatctatctaagaagtgtgttaagattcagaaaagaaatgaaacagaatttaagaccaagtcctttgaattcacgaagtgtccttaaggaataattttcctcactgtacccgaggttttggaatctttcttccaggataaaatgaccttcaatccaaACAacagcggtacctcaaattgttggatttagcgaactcactcaacgatttgatagatcacacagaaagtttttcaagactagaagagagtttttattttagaaaattcgtACCTAAACGtatggatgaaagcaggtttatatagggtgtgacctttctggaaaagccatgtctgttcgtccaaagaatgtgtcttttTCGAACAGGCATACCATTTCGTGAAttagtgtgtcatttcgttgaagggttgcatcccttcgtTTCAGCACTGCACTATTTCGGAATTTGCATGCGTGGATATAAATGGAGTATCAGAACACAGAAAAAAGTTGCgtttttccctttggtattttcgaactgaatttttgaatttctgtcaaataaactttgtccaaaaagataaatctcatcgatcgatcatttgacaaatccaaatccaaatccaaatctaaatctcagccgagcgagcgacgacgacgacgatgatggcgcgaggcatctcttatatcttgcctcacttaccatgtggagtaagtgttccttattttaaacactcacaagttctcAGTGGAagaaagagtgaactttccaatttgggagtaccCTTTCTAAATTGGTCTCCCTTCTCcaccatttttcattcacactttttccatatactttgaacccaacaatcccccacatgaatgggaaatgaCTATTTTTTCGTAAAATTTTTACGGAGAAGTATATGATCATCAagaaaagactgattgcatctggataagtgggtttccctttgaactttctgtagtgaacatgcatcggatgcacttggtcaatcagtagatttgatatctttgaaccgtcgagctttagtgtacacctagacaacacatgtcacacaaccagccttttaccgtttatggttctcacggttttgttc
The sequence above is a segment of the Capsicum annuum cultivar UCD-10X-F1 unplaced genomic scaffold, UCD10Xv1.1 ctg78615, whole genome shotgun sequence genome. Coding sequences within it:
- the LOC124894953 gene encoding uncharacterized protein LOC124894953, which gives rise to PVHAQQLREKRRKDSKALFLIQQALHDDIFPRVSATETSNEAWEILHQEYMGDKKVIVVKLQTLRRDFETLSMKKGKSVQDYMSRVSAIVNLMKSYGEKITDETVVAKILRSLTSKFEHVVAAIEKSKNLSDYTFDELMGSLLAHEDRLNMSYEKVEEKTFQVKEESSFSIEKSSNFPGRGRGRGGFRGRGRGRGRGRGQFSESRQPKSDLQC